One window of the Niallia circulans genome contains the following:
- a CDS encoding branched-chain amino acid aminotransferase has protein sequence MLKKEINKYIEECKSLNSGKVVLFEEEMNYVRKEGLADDHMVMEQTAERFSDLYMELANKETDEVVQENAQERILEDTVDYLERNIDIYLYVETKAFDIVSIDSMSIEVDSVFGTYEVLCGLKSPKKTEKEIRAFMENQLIGDDTPYQLMFNGNDGVWDVNFPLEKINGFDKEMQIGDALKLAYLFLFSLNEKLSA, from the coding sequence TTGTTAAAAAAAGAAATAAATAAGTATATAGAAGAGTGCAAATCACTAAATTCAGGAAAAGTAGTTCTTTTCGAAGAGGAAATGAATTATGTTAGAAAAGAAGGCCTTGCAGACGATCATATGGTGATGGAACAGACAGCTGAGCGTTTTTCTGATTTATATATGGAGCTTGCCAATAAAGAAACAGACGAAGTGGTGCAGGAAAATGCTCAAGAGAGGATTCTTGAGGATACTGTAGACTATTTAGAGAGAAATATAGACATTTATCTCTATGTAGAGACAAAAGCATTTGACATTGTCTCTATCGATTCTATGTCCATAGAAGTTGATTCTGTTTTTGGTACCTATGAAGTTTTATGTGGATTAAAGAGTCCTAAAAAAACAGAAAAAGAAATTCGAGCATTTATGGAGAATCAACTAATAGGTGATGACACGCCTTACCAATTAATGTTCAATGGTAACGATGGCGTTTGGGATGTCAATTTCCCGTTAGAAAAAATCAACGGCTTCGATAAAGAAATGCAAATCGGGGATGCGTTAAAATTAGCTTATTTATTTTTATTCTCTTTAAATGAAAAATTATCAGCATAG
- a CDS encoding STAS domain-containing protein produces the protein MTKESNQKIQIKSSEFSWNSENGVFHFDGAPALLFWDNAFEIFLSTIMEISGPDASNAVFETTGFRMGLLVNDYYQNRFSIEEIIKKYSEIYSSAGWGNVTITSFNKDKQTVTVRLKNSWEHRIFQSLNPSQSAVLLPSHWAGVFSGLFKEKMWYELTKSQTRGDEYDELNIFVSNHTPHQSVHELVRGKETKYITELETIVEDRTKELSTLIRHLSTPVMPVMKGILAIPLIGKFNEERFEDLLQKGLQEFSERRASYLLLDLTGISEFDQFIIFRLQELVKAIELIGGECILVGINPHLSVQIIQSGVDLKYIHTFATLEQGIEYAIEALGYRIEKQP, from the coding sequence TTGACAAAAGAATCAAATCAAAAAATACAGATCAAATCTAGCGAATTTTCATGGAATAGCGAAAACGGTGTATTCCACTTTGACGGCGCTCCAGCACTATTATTTTGGGATAATGCATTTGAGATTTTTTTAAGCACCATTATGGAAATTTCCGGTCCTGATGCATCTAATGCCGTTTTTGAGACAACTGGTTTCCGGATGGGACTGCTAGTAAATGATTATTATCAAAATCGCTTTTCCATTGAAGAAATTATCAAGAAATATAGTGAAATATATTCAAGTGCGGGCTGGGGAAATGTAACGATAACATCGTTTAACAAAGACAAGCAAACGGTAACGGTACGTTTGAAAAATTCATGGGAGCACCGAATCTTCCAATCTTTAAATCCAAGCCAATCTGCTGTATTATTACCGAGTCATTGGGCAGGTGTTTTTAGCGGACTATTTAAAGAAAAGATGTGGTATGAGTTAACTAAAAGTCAAACGAGGGGAGATGAATATGATGAATTAAACATATTCGTTTCTAACCACACTCCCCATCAAAGTGTCCATGAACTAGTAAGAGGGAAAGAAACAAAATACATTACAGAATTAGAAACAATAGTTGAGGACCGCACGAAAGAGCTATCCACTTTGATCAGGCATTTATCTACACCAGTCATGCCTGTCATGAAAGGCATCCTCGCTATACCGCTAATTGGGAAATTTAATGAAGAGCGTTTTGAAGATTTACTGCAAAAAGGTTTGCAGGAATTTTCCGAGCGTCGAGCAAGTTATTTACTTCTTGATTTAACTGGAATAAGCGAATTCGATCAGTTTATTATTTTTCGACTGCAGGAATTGGTAAAAGCAATTGAATTAATTGGCGGGGAATGCATCCTCGTAGGGATTAATCCACATTTAAGTGTGCAAATTATTCAATCAGGCGTTGATTTAAAATATATCCATACCTTTGCGACATTAGAACAAGGCATTGAATATGCAATTGAAGCTCTTGGTTATCGGATTGAGAAACAACCCTGA
- a CDS encoding DEAD/DEAH box helicase, translated as MQSFTDIGLSSTIIEKLHKQGIKQPTPIQAKVIAPLLKGSDVIAQAQTGTGKTFAFILPILEKMIIDANHIQTLILTPTRELAIQITNEIMKMKQEAVNVLAVYGGQDVDKQLKVLQKDVSIVVATPGRLIDHIKRGTIDLSKISYFVLDEADQMLHIGFLEEISYIMRRIPKSRQTMLFSATISREVEKLAKKYTKNADYFTVEAKQGPAKTVKQVSIHTTDRAKQGTLMTLVKEANPYMAVIFCRTKRRVTKLYEVLLANKFSCGQLHGDLSQTKREQVMKAFRDGKFQLLIATDVAARGLDIDGITHVYNYDIPQDAESYVHRIGRTGRAGTEGYAVTFYSSDDRPLLDSIENQLDIKIEKIQQPKKTDSTKQSEESKPAKKPYKKQSHTKKKDEVIRSSQSDKKGSDNKRKSFSTNNKHRGNSSQSPTKKWAKPKKRDGKR; from the coding sequence ATGCAATCATTTACAGACATTGGATTGTCTTCAACAATTATTGAAAAACTTCATAAACAAGGAATAAAACAGCCAACCCCTATTCAAGCAAAGGTTATTGCACCACTCCTTAAAGGAAGCGATGTAATTGCGCAAGCACAAACAGGTACAGGAAAGACTTTTGCTTTTATATTGCCGATTTTAGAAAAAATGATTATCGATGCAAATCATATACAAACACTAATTTTAACCCCAACTAGAGAACTTGCTATTCAGATAACGAATGAAATCATGAAAATGAAACAGGAAGCAGTAAATGTTCTTGCTGTATACGGGGGACAAGATGTCGACAAACAGTTGAAAGTCTTACAAAAAGACGTTTCCATTGTCGTAGCGACACCAGGAAGATTAATTGACCATATAAAACGAGGAACAATTGATTTAAGCAAAATCTCCTATTTTGTTTTAGATGAAGCAGATCAAATGCTTCATATTGGCTTTTTAGAAGAAATTAGCTATATTATGCGACGTATCCCTAAGTCAAGACAAACAATGCTATTTTCCGCGACTATTTCAAGGGAAGTCGAAAAACTTGCGAAGAAATATACGAAAAACGCCGACTATTTTACTGTTGAAGCAAAACAAGGACCAGCAAAAACCGTTAAGCAAGTAAGTATACATACAACTGATCGTGCCAAGCAAGGTACATTAATGACCTTAGTGAAGGAAGCAAATCCGTATATGGCAGTCATTTTCTGCAGGACGAAACGTCGAGTAACTAAATTATATGAAGTATTGCTCGCAAATAAATTTAGCTGTGGTCAATTACATGGGGATTTATCGCAGACAAAAAGAGAGCAAGTAATGAAAGCATTTCGTGATGGAAAATTCCAATTGTTAATTGCGACAGATGTAGCAGCAAGAGGCTTAGATATTGATGGAATTACACATGTATATAATTATGATATTCCGCAAGATGCGGAGTCTTATGTCCACCGAATCGGCAGAACAGGAAGAGCTGGTACAGAAGGATATGCAGTTACCTTTTATTCATCTGATGATAGACCATTGTTAGATTCAATAGAGAATCAATTAGATATAAAAATAGAAAAAATACAGCAACCCAAAAAGACAGATTCAACTAAACAAAGCGAAGAATCTAAACCAGCGAAAAAGCCATACAAAAAACAAAGCCATACAAAAAAGAAGGACGAAGTTATTCGTTCGTCTCAATCAGATAAAAAGGGAAGTGACAATAAGCGTAAGTCATTTTCAACAAACAATAAACATAGGGGTAATTCAAGTCAATCCCCAACAAAAAAATGGGCGAAACCTAAAAAACGAGATGGAAAAAGATAA